In a genomic window of Penaeus vannamei isolate JL-2024 chromosome 10, ASM4276789v1, whole genome shotgun sequence:
- the LOC113814596 gene encoding uncharacterized protein has translation MEESPQHILVKRDYCPNTFDPLGYIAFLMIGFQLTLNIVNVAINNNNNNNNNNNNNDNNNNNNNNNNNRRSFAFPPSHADFLRKAFGKFQPSAKPRSKCRCSKRKRAAQALRTMLQSLSSSRHNPECLGRVGCEAGRVAREHLLVTGRRLAGGGQRARRLVESALRSISRPLVGEDCSAQFPGCSSPP, from the exons ATGGAGGAATCGCCGCAGCATATCCTAGTCAAGAGGGACTACTGCCCGAACACCTTTGATCCCCTTGGCTACATCGCCTTCCTCATGATCGGCTTCCAGCTGACTCTCAACATCGTGAATGtcgccatcaacaacaacaacaacaacaacaacaacaacaacaacaacgacaacaacaacaacaacaataacaacaacaacaatcggaGATCATTCGCGTTCCCCCCGTCCCATGCCGACTTCCTGCGCAAAGCCTTTGGGAAATTCCAACCCAGCGCGAAGCCGAGAAGCAAGTGCAGATGCAGCAAGCGCAAGAGAGCGGCGCAGGCACTGAGGACGATGCTGCAGAGCCTCTCCAGCAGCAGACACAACCCGGAGTGCCTGGGGCGGGTCGGCTGCGAGGCGGGGAGGGTCGCCAGGGAGCATCTGCTGGtgacggggaggag GTTGGCAGGAGGCGGACAGCGGGCGAGGCGGCTGGTGGAAAGCGCGCTGAGGTCTATTTCTCGGCCTCTCGTCGGGGAGGACTGCTCGGCCCAGTTCCCCGGCTGCTCCTCCCCTCCGTGA
- the LOC113814372 gene encoding uncharacterized protein: MAPLALSAFQVPQNLGGSGSYFPNGVGDRSYDGVLEVEGRDANSNLAFMAFVMALLDTVVNIVSTINDNNNNNNDNNNNNNNNNNNANINELVAMSENTNNNMVTGKTLFQRVSRFLQDAVTTITAPIVSTINSLPFMPSSSSSTSSSSSSSSSSSSSSSSSSSSSSSPASSSSSSSSSPALVSSSSSNSSSSLVPPLSPSSSSSSSFIPSASSKSSLSSGSSPSSSSVSSGSQSDLLSHSVSSSTFPSTPSSSAKFSSYYYTSPSFSYSPSLSFPSSSSLSHPSSNHRFHSPSSSLSSSSSSSSSSFPSSASALSSLPSSHSSLLASSSSSSSSSSSSSSGSWRSRIFRKAPQEVNRGTT; encoded by the exons ATGGCACCCCTGGCACTATCTGCGTTTCAAGTGCCACAGAACCTGGGGGGAAGTGGCTCGTATTTTCCAAACGGTGTGGGAGATCGTTCATATGATG GTGTGCTCGAGGTCGAAGGCCGAGATGCCAACAGCAACCTCGCTTTCATGGCCTTCGTGATGGCACTCCTCGACACTGTTGTCAATATCGTCAGCAccatcaacgacaacaacaacaacaacaatgacaacaataacaacaacaataacaataacaacaatgccaaTATCAATGAACTTGTGGccatgagcga gaacaccaacaacaacatggTGACCGGCAAGACTCTCTTCCAGCGGGTGAGCCGTTTCTTGCAAGACGCTGTGACTACCATTACGGCTCCCATTGTCTCTACTATTAATTCTCTTCCTTTCatgccttcttcttcctcttctacttcttcgtcttcctcttcttcgtcttcttcttcttcttcctcttcctcttcttcttcttcctcttcttctcctgcttcttcttcttcttcttcctcttcgtctcctgctCTTGTATCCTCATCGTCTTCCAATTCCAGCTCTTCTCTCGTGCCtccgctttctccttcttcgtcctcctcctcttcttttattccttctgctTCGTCTAAATCTTCTCTGTCTTCTGGTTCTTCCCCGTCATCGTCCTCTGTGTCTTCTGGGTCTCAATCTGATTTACTTTCTCACTCTGTTTCATCGTCTACTTTCCCATCCACTCCTTCGTCATCTGCGAAGTTTTCCTCGTATTATTacacttctccttccttttcttattctccttctttatctttcccatcttcctcgtctctctcccatcCGTCATCCAACCATCGTTTtcattctccctcatcttctctctcttcttcgtcttcctcctcctcttcctctttcccctcctctgcctccgcattatcatccctcccctcatcccattcctcccttctcgcatcttcttcctcctcttcttcttcctcctcttcttcctcctcaggtTCTTGGCGTTCAAGAATATTCCGAAAGGCACCACAGGAAGTGAACAGAGGAACCACGTGA